The Panicum hallii strain FIL2 chromosome 9, PHallii_v3.1, whole genome shotgun sequence genome has a window encoding:
- the LOC112877537 gene encoding uncharacterized protein LOC112877537: MGYYLADGIYPDWATLIKGVPSPVTEKQKLFTLKQSAYRKDVERAFGVLQAKFAIVKCPARMFMVADLKNIMSCCIILHNMAIADERGLPLATIDDFEDATAPVLLPRNVPSIQTLIANHKKIEDRGMHHRLQEDLMEHVWNECGSTWGNLKG, from the exons ATGGGGTACTACCTGGCAGATGGCATATACCCGGATTGGGCGACACTAATCAAAGGAGTTCCTAGTCCAGTTACTGAGAAGCAGAAGCTCTTCACTTTAAAGCAGTCTGCTTACAGGAAGGATGTCGAGCGAGCATTCGGTGTGCTACAAGCAAAATTTGCAATTGTCAAATGTCCTGCCAGAATGTTCATGGTAGCAGATTTAAAGAACATCATGAGTTGTTGTATTATCCTGCACAACATGGCAATTGCGGACGAGCGAGGACTTCCGCTGGCGACCATTGATGACTTCGAAGATGCCACTGCACCTGTGCTTCTCCCGAGGAACGTGCCAAGCATACAGACTTTGATAGCAAACCACAAAAAAATCGAAGATCGAGGCATGCATCACCGGCTGCAGGAAGACCTCATGGAGCATGTGTGGAACGAGTGTGGCAGCACCTGGG GAAATTTGAAGGGATAA
- the LOC112874034 gene encoding BEL1-like homeodomain protein 11: MVMAKQHEKGSPKRASNEPAPRSAVAGRPRPGPPAPFRLEQCCRCDDHRRQEDDGSSNGAGPLLLTLGPLGPATDRRCSCVVAPAPAPTPATMSVLRGSRYLRPAQELLGEVVRMADLAAGAGDEEAAADKQERLEAGGHRAVRRAAKNDGDGIQAKLLALLSELESRQERYFGELGRVASSFEPALGDGAASAYTSLMAQAMARHFGNLRRAILRRLRLHAAAAAKRSPRAGEEGEHGDGEEEEEVTEEMVDRVARRTKLAAVARAEQAWRPIRGLPEGSVAVLRAWLFDHFLHPYPDDGEKLRLAVTTGLSRSQISNWFINARVRLWKPMIEEMYKDEFSEGSAVSRDDDTSGASSSS, encoded by the exons ATGGTCATGGCGAAGCAGCACGAGAAGGGCTCACCAAAGCGAGCTTCCAATGAGCCTGCTCCCCgcagcgccgtcgccggccggcCACGGCCAGGCCCGCCGGCTCCTTTCAGGCTTGAGCAGTGTTGCCGTTGCGACGACCACCGCCGTCAGGAGGACGATGGCTCGTCGAACGGCGCTGGCCCGTTGCTCCTGACTCTCGGGCCTCTCGGCCCGGCCACCGACCGCCGCTGCTCGTGTGTcgtcgcgccggcgccggcgccgacgccggCCACGATGTCCGTCCTGCGAGGATCCCGGTACCTGAGGCCGGCGCAGGAGCTGCTGGGCGAGGTGGTGCGCATGGCCGACCTGGCGGCTGGCGCGGGCGACGAGGAGGCGGCTGCAGACAAGCAGGAGCGGCTCGAGGCCGGCGGTCACCGTGCGGTGCGTCGAGCGGCCAAGAACGACGGCGACGGAATCCAGGCCAAGCTCCTCGCCCTGCTCAGCGAG CTGGAGAGCCGGCAGGAGCGCTACTTCGGCGAGCTGGGGCGCGTGGCGTCGTCGTTCGAGCCGGCGCTGGGGGACGGCGCGGCGTCCGCCTACACGTCCCTGATGGCGCAGGCCATGGCGCGGCACTTCGGCAACCTGCGCCGCGCCATCCTGCGCAGGCTGAggctccacgccgccgccgcggcgaagCGGTCGCCGCGGGCCGGCGAGGAGGGGgagcacggcgacggcgaggaggaggaggaggtgactGAGGAGATGGTGGACAGGGTGGCCCGGCGGACGAAGCTGGCCGCGGTGGCGCGGGCGGAGCAGGCGTGGCGGCCGATCCGGGGCCTGCCAGAGGGCTCCGTGGCCGTGCTCCGGGCGTGGCTCTTCGACCATTTCCTCCACCC GTACCCCGACGACGGCGAGAAGCTGAGGCTGGCGGTGACCACCGGTCTGAGCAGAAGCCAG ATATCGAACTGGTTCATCAACGCGCGCGTGCGGCTGTGGAAGCCGATGATCGAGGAGATGTACAAGGACGAGTTCTCCGAGGGTTCCGCCGTTTCCAGGGACGACGACACCAGCGGCGCCTCCTCGTCGTCTTGA
- the LOC112874033 gene encoding BEL1-like homeodomain protein 7 — protein MATYYSSPGSERDSQTMYSTESGNASYPMPSALGNLLYPNNASSGPYTEFSGIIQPQQNFMELPGHPSAMSHDSSSNEATNMGTSLTEQRSFGPLKDMRNEMLMHLMDGAHSSGSDLIHSDAHNTAQVEFGMLNNHNSTSVPSAPGQGLSLSLNTHILAPSYPYWSAKPDLLTPNSYQGDDNRMKGMQSEASRAIRNSKYLKAAQELLDEIVSVWKSVKQKADKGPAEAGKGDGKETEGGIKSEGVSSNPQESGANAAAELSTAEKQELQNKMAKLMAMLDEVDRKYKHYYHQMQLVMSSFDMVAGSGAAKPYTAVALQTISRHFRCLKDAINDQIGVIRKKLGEDDNTSGKEGKLTRLRYIDQQIRQQRAFQQYGMLQQNAWRPQRGLPENSVSILRAWLFEHFLHPYPKDSEKLMLSRQTGLTRSQISNWFINARVRLWKPMIEDMYREEVGDGELDSNSSSDNGARSKDKAPSSEEKEDLKTSTSQACQSNQLDESKANVGGMMSLNGAPAGGFHEANPEDSFMSLMLKAQRPGETDGSGLLHHAVAHHSDESTQFMAYHLAELGRYGNNNVSLTLGLQHAENSLSSVPNTQPGFPGVRDEDIYNATAPLNVTSTSSDYESTNQMDQQQRQRFEPSPLMHDFVA, from the exons ATGGCTACTTATTACTCGAGTCCTGGCAGTGAAAGAGATTCACAAACCATGTACTCAACAGAGTCAGGCAATGCATCATATCCCATGCCATCAGCCCTAGGGAACTTGCTTTATCCGAACAATGCATCTTCTGGACCATATACAGAATTTAGTGGCATTATACAGCCTCAGCAGAACTTCATGGAGCTTCCTGGCCATCCTTCAGCAATGTCGCATGATTCATCATCCAACGAAGCTACTAACATGGGCACTTCACTCACAGAGCAGCGCTCTTTTGGTCCTTTGAAAGATATGAGAAATGAGATGTTGATGCATTTGATGGATGGAGCACACAGCAGTGGCAGTGATCTCATCCACAGTGATGCCCATAACACAGCACAAGTCGAGTTTGGCATGTTAAACAACCACAACTCAACAAGTGTTCCGTCAGCACCAGGCCAAGGGCTGTCTCTGAGCCTCAACACACATATCTTGGCACCTTCCTATCCGTATTGGTCTGCAAAGCCAGACTTACTGACACCAAATTCGTACCAGGGTGATGACAACAGAATGAAGGGTATGCAATCTGAGGCCTCACGGGCAATCCGGAATTCCAAGTATCTGAAGGCAGCACAAGAATTGCTTGACGAGATTGTCAGTGTTTGGAAGAGTGTTAAGCAGAAAGCAGATAAAGGCCCTGCTGAAGCAGGCAAAGGAGATGGCAAAGAGACTGAAGGGGGGATTAAAAGCGAGGGAGTGTCTTCCAATCCACAAGAGTCTGGCGCCAATGCGGCAGCTGAGCTTTCAACTGCTGAGAAACAAGAACTCCAGAATAAGATGGCAAAACTTATGGCAATGTTGGATGAG GTGGACCGAAAGTACAAACACTATTATCATCAGATGCAACTTGTAATGTCATCGTTTGATATGGTTGCTGGTTCTGGAGCTGCCAAGCCTTATACTGCAGTTGCCCTCCAGACAATCTCGCGTCATTTCCGATGCCTAAAGGATGCTATCAATGATCAAATTGGTGTTATCCGCAAGAAACTTGGAGAGGACGACAATACATCTGGCAAAGAGGGCAAATTAACTCGCCTTCGCTATATTGATCAGCAAATAAGGCAACAGCGAGCTTTCCAACAGTATGGTATGCTACAACAAAATGCTTGGAGGCCACAGAGGGGACTACCTGAAAATTCAGTCTCAATTCTCCGTGCTTGGCTTTTTGAACACTTCCTCCACCC GTATCCAAAAGATTCTGAAAAGCTAATGTTATCGAGACAAACTGGGTTAACAAGAAGTCAG ATTTCAAATTGGTTCATTAATGCCCGTGTCCGGCTCTGGAAGCCAATGATCGAAGACATGTACAGAGAAGAGGTTGGTGATGGGGAGTTGGACTCAAATTCCTCTTCCGACAATGGGGCACGAAGCAAGGACAAAGCGCCATCTTCTGAAGAAAAGGAGGACCTGAAGACTTCAACAAGCCAAGCTTGCCAAAGCAACCAGCTTGACGAATCCAAGGCCAACGTCGGTGGGATGATGAGCCTCAACGGAGCCCCAGCCGGGGGCTTCCATGAGGCGAACCCAGAGGACAGCTTCATGAGCCTGATGCTGAAGGCCCAGAGACCGGGCGAAACCGACGGCAGCGGCCTCCTTCACCATGCCGTCGCCCATCACTCGGACGAGAGCACGCAGTTCATGGCGTATCACCTTGCAGAGCTCGGGAGGTACGGCAACAACAATGTGTCCCTGACGCTTGGTCTGCAACATGCCGAGAACAGCCTCTCTTCAGTGCCAAACACCCAGCCGGGATTCCCCGGCGTCAGGGACGAAGACATCTATAACGCCACCGCTCCTCTCAACGTTACTTCCACGTCTTCAGACTATGAATCCACGAACCAGATGGATCAACAGCAACGGCAGCGGTTCGAGCCATCGCCTCTGATGCATGACTTTGTGGCCTGA
- the LOC112877450 gene encoding protein LOW PSII ACCUMULATION 1, chloroplastic-like — protein MARIRSEVLSPFRLVRMFFYLAFMASGALGGLIVLTQLLPALSNPARAAGAAETLKGLGIDAAAVALFAFLYSRESKAKDAQVGRLAREERLSRLKLRAGAGDGRPLALVAQLPPVKGMWSGLLDGMDGRVL, from the coding sequence ATGGCGAGGATACGGAGTGAGGTGCTGTCCCCGTTCCGGTTGGTGCGGATGTTCTTCTACCTCGCGTTCATGGCCAGCGGCGCGCTGGGGGGCCTCATCGTGCTCACGCAGCTCCTCCCGGCGCTGTCCAACCCCGCGAGGGCCGCCGGCGCGGCCGAGACGCTCAAGGGCCTGGGCATCGACGCCGCGGCCGTCGCGCTCTTCGCCTTCCTCTACTCGCGCGAGAGCAAGGCCAAGGACGCCCAGGTGGGCAGGCTCGCGCGGGAGGAGCGCCTGTCCAGGCTCAAgctccgcgccggcgccggggacgGCAGGCCGCTCGCGCTCGTGGCGCAGCTACCGCCGGTGAAAGGGATGTGGTCGGGCCTTCTTGACGGGATGGACGGCAGGGTGCTCTAG
- the LOC112872702 gene encoding uncharacterized protein LOC112872702: MREYQGLPPDGETSEEDEQQILAAYANGLLAAAHSQAKRSRYSVKRIMVKRNIREGWHRLRLDYFDPQKVYPDAFFRRRFHVSPRLFCRVADAVTEYDDYFKEKENAAGKMGCHPYQKIAACFKLLATACTPDSLDREFRMSGSVIMESFKHFIQGVVDLFEQRYLRSPNETDIQAFLQVAEDRGFPGMLGSLDCPLFLMTSPLVMPLLSTSP; this comes from the exons ATGCGCGAGTACCAAGGGCTACCTCCGGATGGGGAGACGAGTGAAGAAGACGAACAGCAGATTCTCGCAGCATATGCAAATGGCCTACTTGCTGCTGCTCATAGCCAGGCCAAGCGGAGCCGTTACAGTGTCAAACGCATCATGGTCAAGCGAAACATCCGGGAGGGTTGGCATCGGCTGCGTCTTGACTACTTTGACCCCCAAAAAGTTTACCCCGACGCATTCTTCCGGAGGAG GTTTCATGTGTCACCTAGGCTGTTTTGCCGTGTAGCAGATGCTGTTACTGAGTACGATGACTACTTCAAGGAGAAGGAAAATGCAGCCGGGAAGATGGGATGCCATCCTTACCAAAAGATTGCTGCTTGCTTCAAACTGCTTGCCACCGCCTGCACACCTGATTCTCTGGACCGAGAGTTTCGTATGTCTGGCTCTGTCATTATGGAAAGCTTCAAGCATTTCATCCAGGGTGTGGTTGACCTCTTCGAACAACGCTACTTACGCAGCCCAAATGAGACCGATATACAGGCCTTCCTGCAGGTTGCTGAGGACAGAGGGTTCCCAGGAATGCTTGGAAGCTTAGATT GTCCCCTGTTTTTGATGACTTCGCCTCTTGTAATGCCCCTGCTGTCAACTTCACCGTGA